A DNA window from Mus caroli chromosome 8, CAROLI_EIJ_v1.1, whole genome shotgun sequence contains the following coding sequences:
- the Ing2 gene encoding inhibitor of growth protein 2 isoform X2, with protein MCHFRTSGGKTLKEIDDVYEKYKKEDDSNQKKRLQQHLQRALINSQELGDEKIQIVTQMLELVENRARQMELHSQCFQDPAESERASDKSKMDSSQPERSSRRPRRQRTSESRDLCHMTNGIDDCDDQPPKEKRSKSAKKKKRSKAKQEREASPVEFAIDPNEPTYCLCNQVSYGEMIGCDNEQCPIEWFHFSCVSLTYKPKGKWYCPKCRGDNEKTMDKSTEKTKKERRSR; from the coding sequence aAACGTTAAAGGAAATTGATGATGTctatgaaaaatataagaaagaagatGATTCCAACCAGAAAAAACGCCTACAGCAGCATCTCCAGAGAGCGTTAATCAATAGTCAAGAATTGGGAGATGAAAAAATTCAGATTGTCACCCAGATGCTTGAATTGGTGGAGAACCGAGCGAGACAAATGGAGCTGCATTCGCAGTGTTTCCAGGATCCTGCTGAAAGCGAGCGGGCCTCAGACAAGTCGAAGATGGATTCCAGTCAACCCGAAAGATCTTCTAGAAGACCTCGAAGACAGCGGACCAGTGAGAGCCGTGACTTATGTCACATGACAAACGGGATTGACGACTGTGACGATCAACCACCGAAAGAAAAGAGATCCAAGTCCGCCAAGAAGAAGAAGCGCTCCAAGGCCaagcaggagagggaggcatCCCCTGTTGAGTTTGCCATCGATCCCAACGAACCCACCTACTGCTTGTGTAACCAAGTGTCCTACGGGGAGATGATAGGCTGTGACAATGAACAGTGTCCCATTGAATGGTTTCACTTTTCTTGTGTTTCACTCACCTATAAACCCAAGGGGAAATGGTATTGCCCAAAGTGCAGGGGAGACAATGAGAAAACCATGGACAAAAGTACcgaaaagacaaaaaaggagagaagatCGAGGTAG